The following proteins are co-located in the Haloplanus sp. HW8-1 genome:
- a CDS encoding helix-turn-helix domain-containing protein, with product MSTNMSANQTTIPAATRFDVPDDLTAADSKLVYLFVTVSDGVTVDELQATLDIKKISLFPVLDTLSERGLIDRVDDEYVTAAS from the coding sequence ATGAGCACGAACATGAGCGCGAACCAGACGACGATCCCGGCCGCCACACGCTTCGACGTTCCCGACGACCTCACCGCCGCCGACTCGAAACTCGTCTACCTCTTCGTCACCGTCTCGGACGGTGTCACGGTCGACGAACTCCAGGCGACGCTCGACATCAAGAAGATCAGTCTCTTCCCCGTCCTCGATACCCTCTCGGAGCGGGGGCTCATCGACCGCGTCGACGACGAGTACGTCACCGCCGCGTCGTAG
- a CDS encoding DUF7547 family protein, which produces MSRDEDADEDEDLATLLADLEGTLTELRSAVDEDVRREEPGAVPRRRRPPTPGEILRFTEEYTIPTLIALLEATVQSLELLRAVLRLAGPRPRDGRLRDRLEASDAPDVARLRDALADLREALTGVDLPEGSAAGSIIADARSLTSEIDERLAETAETRDDTGRRLPDDRRGVAIDVREEDEGVDVDAELASLKESLEGDEDENEER; this is translated from the coding sequence ATGAGCCGTGACGAGGACGCCGACGAGGACGAGGATCTGGCGACCCTCCTGGCGGATCTGGAAGGGACGCTCACGGAACTCCGATCGGCGGTCGACGAGGACGTACGTCGGGAAGAACCCGGGGCAGTCCCGCGCCGTCGCCGCCCGCCGACGCCCGGGGAGATACTGCGCTTCACCGAGGAGTATACGATTCCGACGCTCATCGCCCTGCTCGAAGCCACGGTGCAGTCGCTGGAACTACTGCGTGCAGTACTGCGACTCGCGGGACCGCGACCCCGCGATGGCCGACTCCGGGACCGGTTGGAGGCGTCCGACGCCCCCGACGTGGCACGACTTCGTGACGCACTCGCCGATCTGCGCGAGGCCCTGACCGGCGTCGACCTTCCCGAGGGATCGGCGGCCGGGTCGATCATCGCCGACGCCCGCTCGTTGACGTCGGAGATCGACGAGCGACTGGCAGAGACGGCGGAGACGCGCGACGACACGGGGCGACGTCTGCCGGACGACCGGCGAGGCGTCGCCATCGACGTTCGGGAGGAAGACGAGGGAGTCGACGTGGACGCGGAACTGGCGTCGCTCAAGGAGTCACTGGAAGGGGACGAAGACGAGAACGAAGAGAGATGA
- a CDS encoding PGF-CTERM sorting domain-containing protein, which yields MPFADRSSLRPVCALLAVVLVVLAAVAGLSGAVEEPREQPADTTPPVRVYVSESLDISNVELTGGGTLGTETTTFVPVGDQGVFSVDPENADFDGVEPGSYYADRDNDEQAELTVVEPRITEFDVRNERGVDIAGDTLPADDFEEVTITVEYNFAEADRLDVTVENPDGLDLAGNRRITESGGSVTVDTSGADPGTYRIAVEGSNVEAGSATTTVTVAGGRTATPTPAPTATPAPTATPTPTATPAPTATPTATPEPTPAPTATLTATPEPTPAPTPTPTATPTPTATESSGDGFGVLVALVALLTAVATCRRRR from the coding sequence ATGCCGTTCGCCGACCGCTCGTCCCTCCGTCCAGTGTGTGCCCTCCTCGCCGTCGTTCTGGTGGTCCTCGCGGCGGTCGCCGGGCTGAGCGGGGCCGTCGAGGAGCCCCGCGAGCAGCCCGCGGACACGACGCCGCCGGTCCGAGTGTACGTCAGCGAGTCGCTCGACATTTCGAACGTCGAACTCACCGGCGGCGGAACGCTCGGCACCGAGACCACGACCTTCGTCCCGGTCGGCGATCAGGGCGTCTTCAGCGTCGATCCCGAGAACGCCGACTTCGACGGGGTCGAACCGGGGTCGTACTACGCGGACCGCGACAACGACGAGCAAGCCGAACTGACGGTCGTCGAACCACGGATCACCGAGTTCGACGTCCGCAACGAGCGCGGCGTGGATATCGCGGGCGACACCCTCCCGGCGGACGACTTCGAGGAGGTGACGATCACCGTGGAGTACAACTTCGCCGAGGCCGACCGACTCGACGTGACCGTCGAGAACCCGGACGGGTTGGATCTCGCCGGAAATCGGCGGATTACGGAGAGCGGCGGCAGCGTCACCGTCGACACGAGCGGCGCCGATCCCGGCACCTACCGGATCGCAGTCGAGGGGAGCAACGTCGAAGCAGGATCGGCGACGACGACGGTGACCGTCGCGGGCGGCCGGACTGCGACGCCGACGCCAGCACCCACGGCCACCCCCGCGCCCACCGCGACACCCACGCCGACCGCGACTCCCGCGCCGACTGCGACACCGACCGCGACGCCCGAACCGACTCCCGCGCCGACCGCGACACTGACCGCGACGCCCGAACCGACTCCCGCGCCGACTCCGACACCGACCGCGACGCCCACGCCGACCGCCACCGAGTCGTCGGGTGACGGGTTCGGCGTCCTCGTCGCCCTCGTCGCCCTGCTGACGGCCGTCGCGACGTGCCGGCGTCGCCGCTGA